One Brassica napus cultivar Da-Ae chromosome C2, Da-Ae, whole genome shotgun sequence DNA window includes the following coding sequences:
- the LOC106393735 gene encoding uncharacterized protein LOC106393735, producing the protein MVAGIELSNHKKEIDEIERLVFGAEIEQVQHLIVATAEAKIVEEADKMVEVKILKGDEPMAEKPVAKRANQKLKEVKLKDTTEVEQSPYDKLPFPQRVLTKAQKKVISKFRKDLSDIGIKLPAISGMREAHVQMMLIKDIVDHQAEVAELLNISTLKLDPPITPKSLPKLESQGKFTLSCSLGKLTFDDALSLEIEHMEPDTSSLTFGDSSSTTPIGLMKDFPLKIGSCTIPIDLTVLKMATEKRVPLILGTPFLTTVGACIDFANKKVTLLNVNKAVSYPIQSPLDVGYCGTITCGDPYIEKDPPSPLST; encoded by the exons atggtagctg GGATTGAATTGAGTAACCACAAGAAAGAGATAGATGAAATTGAAAGATTGGTGTTTGGAGCTGAGATTGAACAGGTTCAGCATCTGATTGTAGCAACAGCTGAAGCAAAGATTGTGGAGGAAGCTGACAAAATGGTTGAAGTAAAGATTTTGAAGGGAGATGAACCCATGGCTGAGAAACCAGTGGCGAAGAGAGCTAACCAGAAGCTTAAAGAGGTCAAGCTGAAGGACACCACTGAGGTTGAGCAGTCACCCTATGACAAGCTCCCATTTCCACAAAGGGTCCTCACCAAAGCTCAGAAGAAGGTGATTTCCAAGTTCAGAAAAGACCTAAGTGATATTGGAATTAAGCTTCCAGCGATTTCGGGTATGCGTGAGGCTCATGTCCAAATGATGCTCATCAAGGACATTGTAGACCACCAAGCAGAAGTAGCAGAGCTTCTCAACATCTCAACTTTGAAACTCGATCCACCAATCACACCAAAGTCTCTCCCTAAACTAGAATCCCAAGGGAAGTTCACCTTGTCTTGTTCTCTTGGAAAGCTCAcctttgatgatgctctt agtcttGAGATTGAACACATGGAACCAGATACTTCCTCTCTCACGTTTggggattcttcttctactactcCTATTGGTCTCATGAAGGATTTTCCTTTGAAGATTGGATCTTGCACCATCCCCATAGACCTCACTGTCTtgaagatggcaactgagaagagagtTCCATTGATCCTGGGCACACCATTCCTTACTACTGTTGGTGCTTGCATCGATTTcgccaacaagaaggtcacactcctcAATGTCAACAAAGCTGTCTCTTACCCAATTCAGTCTCCACTTGATGTTGGGTATTGTGGAACCATCACTTGTGGAGACCCCTACATTGAGAAGGATCCTCCTTCTCCACTTTCCACTTGA
- the LOC106430280 gene encoding HVA22-like protein a → MGSGVGSFLKVLLRNFDVLAGPVVSLVYPLHASVRAIETQSHADDKQWLTYWVLYSLLTLFELTFAKLIEWVPIWSYAKLILTCWLVIPYFSGAAYVYEHFVRPVFVNPQSINIWYVPKKMDFFRKPDDVLTAAEKYIAENGPDAFEKILSRADKSRRYKQHETMYGEEYLNEGNFKSY, encoded by the exons ATGGGATCTGGAGTTGGAAGTTTCCTCAAGGTTCTTTTGAGGAACTTCGATGTTCTTGCTGG GCCTGTTGTTAGTCTCGTTTATCCACT ACATGCCTCAGTGAGAGCAATTGAAACTCAATCTCACGCTGATGACAAACAATGGCTCACTTACTGGGTCCTTTACTCCTTACTCACACTCTTCGAGCTCACATTCGCCAAGCTCATCGAATG GGTACCGATTTGGTCATATGCGAAGCTTATCTTGACTTGCTGGCTTGTGATTCCTTACTTTAGCGGCGCTGCTTATGTCTATGAACACTTTGTGAGACCTGTGTTTGTTAATCCACAGAGTATTAACATCTGGTATGTGCCAAAGAAGATGGATTTCTTCAGAAAGCCAGATGATGTGTTAACTGCTGCTGAGAAGTACATTGCTGAGAATGGTCCTGATGCTTTCGAGAAGATCTTAAGCCGA GCTGATAAATCAAGAAGATATAAACAGCATGAGACTATGTATGGTGAGGAGTATCTGAATGAAGGGAACTTCAAAAGCTATTAA
- the LOC106430242 gene encoding glutathione S-transferase U10, with the protein MEENKSKVTLHGMWASTYSKRVEIALKLKGILYEYVEEDLSNKTESLVQLNPVHKKVPLLVHDGKPVAESQVILEYIDETWKNSPRLLPEDSYERAQVRFWVSYINEQVIEVMRKVLFQEGEAQEKAIEEARERFKVLEEGLKKHFPNKIIRENDDVGLLDIIIISTFGSHKDYHELFGVGIIDPVNTPTLYNWIESLKELAVIKEAEVPSDRLVPFLQMYRQMHLQQAANT; encoded by the exons ATGGAGGAGAACAAGAGCAAAGTGACACTACATGGGATGTGGGCAAGCACATACTCAAAGAGAGTCGAAATCGCCCTTAAACTTAAGGGTATACTCTACGAGTACGTGGAAGAAGATCTAAGCAACAAGACGGAGTCGCTAGTTCAACTCAACCCTGTTCACAAGAAGGTTCCTCTTCTTGTCCATGATGGTAAACCAGTGGCTGAATCACAAGTGATTCTTGAATATATCGATGAAACGTGGAAGAATTCTCCTCGTCTCTTGCCAGAGGATTCTTATGAAAGGGCCCAGGTCCGGTTCTGGGTCAGCTACATCAACGAACAG GTGATTGAGGTCATGCGTAAAGTTCTGTTTCAAGAAGGTGAAGCTCAAGAAAAGGCTATAGAAGAGGCTAGAGAGAGGTTCAAAGTTCTTGAAGAAGGACTAAAGAAGCATTTCCCGAATAAAATCATCAGAGAGAATGATGATGTCGGGCTTTTGGACATCATCATTATCTCTACTTTTGGATCCCACAAAGATTATCATGAACTGTTCGGTGTAGGGATCATTGATCCAGTGAACACTCCAACATTATACAACTGGATAGAGAGCCTGAAAGAGCTGGCCGTGATTAAAGAAGCTGAAGTGCCTAGTGATAGGTTGGTGCCCTTTCTCCAGATGTATAGACAAATGCATCTCCAGCAGGCTGCAAACACGTAA
- the LOC106430241 gene encoding pentatricopeptide repeat-containing protein At1g74630, which produces MSIALHHHNSLLTSCKTLRALTQIHASFIKSGLDTDSYFTGKLILQCSISIPGALPYARRLLLSYPRPDAFMFNTLVRGYSQSDNPQSSISVFVEMMRKARIFPDSFSFAFVIKAAASFGSLGTGFQLHCQALKHGLGSHMFVATTLIGLYGECGCVEFARKLFDEMPKRNLVAWNAVVTACFRGNDVAGAEEIFGEMSVRDQMSWNVMLAGYTKAGEVESAKRLFSDMPSKDDVSWSTMIVGFAHNGSFHEAFSCFRELLRAEMRPNEVSLSGVLSACSQSGAFEFGKALHGFVDKAGYSWIVSVNNALIDMYSRCGDVSLARLVFESMPEKKSIVSWTSMIAGLAMYGHGEEAIRLFNEMTESSVTPDKISFVSLLYACSHAGLIREGEDYFSKMKRVYNIKPEIEHYGCMVDLYGRSGKLQKAYSFICQMPVPPTAVVWRTLLGACSSHGDTELAEEVKHKLNELDPNNPGDLVLLSNVYATSGKWKDVASIRKSMIVNKIKKVTGWSLVEVDKAMYKFTAGEKKKGRIITEAHEKLKEIILRLKDEAGYAPEVANALYDIEEEEKEDQVSKHSEKLALAFALARFPQGASIRIVKNLRICRDCHAVMKLTSRVYGVEIVVRDRSRFHSFKDGSCSCRDYW; this is translated from the coding sequence ATGTCTATTGCACTACACCATCACAACTCTCTCCTCACTAGCTGCAAGACCTTGAGAGCACTAACCCAAATCCATGCCTCCTTCATCAAATCCGGCCTCGACACCGATTCCTACTTCACCGGAAAACTCATCCTACAATGTTCCATCTCCATCCCCGGCGCTTTACCCTACGCTCGCCGTCTGTTGCTCTCTTATCCTCGCCCTGACGCCTTCATGTTCAACACTCTCGTCCGAGGGTACTCACAATCCGACAACCCGCAGAGCTCCATCTCCGTGTTTGTTGAGATGATGAGGAAAGCTCGGATCTTTCCGGACAGCTTCTCCTTCGCGTTTGTAATCAAGGCGGCGGCGAGTTTCGGGTCTTTGGGAACTGGGTTTCAGTTGCATTGTCAAGCTTTGAAGCATGGGTTGGGTTCGCATATGTTCGTCGCCACTACCTTGATCGGTCTGTACGGGGAATGCGGGTGCGTGGAGTTTGCTCGCAAgttgttcgatgaaatgcctaaACGGAATTTAGTTGCGTGGAATGCTGTGGTCACGGCCTGTTTCAGGGGGAATGACGTTGCGGGAGCCGAGGAGATCTTTGGTGAGATGAGTGTGAGGGATCAGATGTCGTGGAACGTGATGCTCGCTGGTTACACTAAAGCCGGAGAGGTTGAGAGTGCTAAACGTTTGTTTTCGGATATGCCTAGCAAGGATGATGTCTCTTGGAGCACTATGATTGTCGGGTTTGCGCATAACGGTAGCTTCCATGAGGCTTTCTCTTGTTTCAGGGAGCTTCTACGTGCAGAGATGAGACCAAATGAAGTAAGCCTGAGTGGAGTTCTCTCTGCATGTTCCCAGTCTGGGGCGTTTGAGTTTGGGAAGGCGTTACACGGGTTTGTAGATAAAGCAGGGTATAGTTGGATAGTCTCGGTGAACAATGCGCTTATCGATATGTATTCTAGGTGCGGTGATGTCTCATTAGCTAGGTTAGTCTTTGAAAGTATGCCAGAGAAGAAGAGCATTGTGTCTTGGACTTCAATGATTGCGGGATTAGCAATGTATGGTCACGGTGAAGAAGCTATTAGACTCTTCAATGAAATGACTGAGTCTAGCGTTACCCCTGACAAGATATCTTTCGTTTCGCTTCTGTATGCTTGCAGTCACGCTGGACTGATCAGAGAAGGTGAAGATTACTTCTCTAAGATgaagagagtttacaacataaaACCAGAGATTGAACACTATGGTTGCATGGTTGATTTATATGGCCGATCTGGAAAACTCCAAAAGGCTTACAGTTTCATATGCCAAATGCCAGTTCCACCAACTGCTGTTGTGTGGCGCACTCTTCTCGGCGCTTGCAGTAGTCATGGGGATACAGAGCTGGCCGAGGAAGTTAAACACAAGCTTAATGAGCTTGACCCAAACAACCCTGGTGATCTTGTTCTTTTGTCGAATGTTTATGCTACTTCTGGTAAATGGAAGGACGTTGCTTCTATCAGAAAGTCAATGATTGTGAATAAGATCAAGAAGGTAACTGGTTGGAGCTTGGTTGAGGTTGATAAAGCCATGTACAAGTTCACTGCCGGTGAGAAAAAGAAGGGAAGAATCATTACAGAGGCCCACGAGAAGCTAAAGGAAATCATCTTGAGGCTTAAAGATGAAGCTGGGTATGCCCCGGAAGTTGCAAATGCTTTGTATgatatagaagaagaagaaaaggaggATCAAGTGAGTAAACACAGTGAGAAGCTTGCACTTGCATTTGCTCTAGCTAGATTTCCCCAAGGAGCAAGTATCAGGATAGTAAAGAATCTGAGAATTTGCAGAGATTGTCACGCTGTGATGAAGCTGACCTCGAGAGTTTATGGAGTAGAGATTGTGGTCAGAGACAGAAGCCGCTTCCATTCGTTCAAGGATGGTTCCTGTTCATGCCGTGATTACTGGTAA